The sequence CCCTGATTCCCGAAGTGAGAGGGCTGCGCAGACGTCCCGCGGGCCCGCCGGAGCAAGCCGGGTCCGGTGCACCCACGGAGGAACCGGCCGAAGCTGGACGCCCCCGCACGGCTGATGATTAAGTACGTCCCGACGATGCGTCACTGCTTGCCGACATGTGGAGAATTGCGTGGCCCGTGCATTGCCCGTGGAAGTCGCCGATGCGGGGTTGGCGGAAAAGCTCACCCAGAACATGGAACAGGTCGAGGAGCACCTGCTCGCGGCAGTGGCGACGGAAAACGAACTGCTGGCCACGTCGGCGCGTCATCTGATCAGTGCCGGCGGAAAGCGGCTGCGGCCTTTTCTGGTGCTCCTCGGCGCCCAGTTCGGGAGCGAGCCCGACCTCGGGCCCATACTGTCGGCGGCCGTTTCGATGGAACTCACCCATATCGGCACGCTGTACCACGACGACATCATGGACGAGGCCACCATCCGGCGCGGAGTGCCGAGCGCGCACGCCCTGTGGGGTTCCTCGGTCGCCGTGCTGACGGGGGACTTCCTCTTCGCCCGCGCGTCCCAGCTCATCGCCGAACTGGGCCAGTCCGCGATCGAGCTGCACGCGAGGACCTTCATGCGGCTCTGCGAGGGGCAGTCCGCCGAGACGGCCGGGCCGCAGTCCGACTCCGACCGGCTCAACCACCACATCGGCGTCCTCAGCGACAAGACGGCCTCCCTCTTCTCCGCCTCCGGCGAACTCGGCAGCATGCTCGCCGGCGCGCCCGGCGACGTCACCGTACGCATCGGACGGGCCTGTGAGGCCTGGGGCGTCGCCTACCAGCTCTCGGACGACGTGCTCGACGTCACGAGCGCGGCCGGCGAGAGCGGCAAACCCCCGGGTGCCGACCTGCGCGAGGGCGTCCCCACCCTGCCGATGATCTACGTGCTGCGTTCGTCGCTGCCCTCGGACCAGCGGCTCGTGGAGCTGCTCCGCTCCGGCCAGTTGACCGACCCCGCCCTGCACGCCGAGGCGCTGAGTCTGCTCCAGGAGCACCCGG comes from Streptomyces sp. FXJ1.172 and encodes:
- a CDS encoding polyprenyl synthetase family protein, yielding MARALPVEVADAGLAEKLTQNMEQVEEHLLAAVATENELLATSARHLISAGGKRLRPFLVLLGAQFGSEPDLGPILSAAVSMELTHIGTLYHDDIMDEATIRRGVPSAHALWGSSVAVLTGDFLFARASQLIAELGQSAIELHARTFMRLCEGQSAETAGPQSDSDRLNHHIGVLSDKTASLFSASGELGSMLAGAPGDVTVRIGRACEAWGVAYQLSDDVLDVTSAAGESGKPPGADLREGVPTLPMIYVLRSSLPSDQRLVELLRSGQLTDPALHAEALSLLQEHPAIDMARAEVQKWANIARREIRDLPSSPARDVFEALCDFVVTKTL